The Novipirellula galeiformis nucleotide sequence GTTAACGCCAACGTACTGAGCATCAGCACCGTGGCGATCCCCGCCCCCACCGCCGCCTCGGTAAAGGCAACATCGGGGGCGTCGAGGATTAACATCCAACTCGCACTGAGAAAGCTGTAGATGCCGGTGAACATGATCGCGGCCCACAAGTCGCGCATCCGCGCGATCGTGACCGCCGTGATGGCGAGCAAGGCCAAGATGGGAAAATCGATCAAACTACTCATGACTTGCTCGCATCCTCGCGGTTCGTCTCGCCATCCAACATCGGTTTCAAACCATGGCTCAACGCCGAACGAGCTAAGGCATGGCAAGAACTCGGGCTGGTCACGGTTAAGAAAAACAGGATCGCGACAAGTTTCAGCGCTGTCAGACTCAGCCCCGCTTGCAGTAACAATCCGGCGACGATCAATCCCGCACCCATCGTGTCGGTGATCCCGGCACCATGCATCCGCGAGAAAAACTCGGGAAGACGAACGATCCCAATCCCGCCGATAATGGAAAAGACGGAGCCCGATAGCAGCAGGATCCAACTCAAAGCATCAATTAGGCTCATGACGATACGCCCTCGTCGCCGAAGCTGCCGTATTCGGCAAACCGCAACAGTGCCACCATGCCGATAAAGTTCATCAGACTGTAGAGCAACGCGAGATCGAGAAAATCGTCGCGTCCGGTCATGAAATCGACCACACAGATCAGCAACACCGTTTTCGTGCCAAACGTATTGAGCGCTAACACTCGATCGAAAACGGTCGGTCCCCACATGGCGCGAATCAGTGCCAAACTCATCGTCACCAAAATCGCGATCGAGGTCACCGCGAACATATCAAAGCTCATCGCGGCCTCTCTAATTCACAAATCCGTCGTTCCATATCGGCCGAGATGCCCGATCCATCCCCGTCGAGCACCAACGCATGGATGGTAATGCTGCCCTCATCCACTCGCACCGAAACGGTCCCCGGCGTGAGCGTAATTGAATTTGCAAGCATGACACGCCCAAGCTCGGTTTTCACTTGGGTCGGCACGGTGACTAATTTTCGTTGGAGCGGCATTTTTGGAGACAAAATAATTTTTGCAACCGCCAGATTCGAGATCACAATCTCTTTGATCAACCACGGGGCATAGCGCGTGAAGGGTCGTACCCCTAACTGTGCCGGGGCACCTTCCTCATCCACGATCCTCATCCGGCGTGACATCCACAGGCTACAAAGGCACGATAGCAC carries:
- the mnhG gene encoding monovalent cation/H(+) antiporter subunit G, coding for MSLIDALSWILLLSGSVFSIIGGIGIVRLPEFFSRMHGAGITDTMGAGLIVAGLLLQAGLSLTALKLVAILFFLTVTSPSSCHALARSALSHGLKPMLDGETNREDASKS
- a CDS encoding monovalent cation/H+ antiporter complex subunit F, which translates into the protein MSFDMFAVTSIAILVTMSLALIRAMWGPTVFDRVLALNTFGTKTVLLICVVDFMTGRDDFLDLALLYSLMNFIGMVALLRFAEYGSFGDEGVSS
- a CDS encoding Na+/H+ antiporter subunit E encodes the protein MIYTLTLAATLFVTWLTWSGHFESPFILGLGVLSCLCSLWMSRRMRIVDEEGAPAQLGVRPFTRYAPWLIKEIVISNLAVAKIILSPKMPLQRKLVTVPTQVKTELGRVMLANSITLTPGTVSVRVDEGSITIHALVLDGDGSGISADMERRICELERPR